In the Carboxydothermus hydrogenoformans Z-2901 genome, TACCGGTGAAGACGTGGTAGAAATAAACTGTCACGGCGGTATTGTGGCGGTGGAAAAAGTTTTAGAACTTATTTTAAAACAAGGAATACGTTTAGCCGAACCCGGTGAATTTACCAAAAGGGCTTTTTTAAATGGACGCATCGATTTATCCCAGGCCGAAGCGGTTATAGATATTATCCGGGCCAAGACCGAAGCAAGTTTGAAGCTTGCGGGACGACAACTTTCTGGCGAACTTCGGGAAAAAATAAATGCTGTACGGCAAAAAATAATCAACATTTTGGCTTTCATTGAAGTAAGCATTGACTATCCGGAATACGAGTTTGATGAAGTAACTCCCGAAACTGCCCTTAAAAACATCGATGAAATAATAAACGATGTCCGAAGACTTCTTTCTTCCTATGAACGGGGACGGATTTTAAGAGAAGGTATTACCGCCGTTATAGCCGGAAAACCCAATGTGGGTAAATCGTCTTTATTAAATGCTTTATTACGGAAAAAAAGGGCAATAGTTACCGATATACCCGGCACTACCCGGGACGTGATTGAAGATTATTTAAATTTAAAAGGCATTCCGGTTAAAATCGTCGATACCGCGGGTATCCGGGAAACGGAAGATTTAGTGGAAAAACTTGGAGTAGAAAAGACCCGGGAGTATTTAAATCAGGCGGATGTGACGTTATTTGTTGTCGACGTTAGTATTGGGATTGATGAAGATGATGAGAAGATTTTAAGTTTAATTAATAAAGATAAAAGCTTGTTGGTCATCAATAAAATTGACTTGCTGCAGGGTAAGGTAAATTTTGAGCAATATGCAGTAAAAACAGGTATTAAAAATTTCGTTCCTTTTTCAGCCAGGAACTTTGAAGGTCTGGAAATTTTGGAAAATAAGC is a window encoding:
- the mnmE gene encoding tRNA uridine-5-carboxymethylaminomethyl(34) synthesis GTPase MnmE, whose product is MMEDTIAAISTPLGEGGIGIVRVSGPGAIEAVKNVFIPRQSKDLSKVPSFTLHYGKIVDPADGKIVDEVLVSVMRAPKSYTGEDVVEINCHGGIVAVEKVLELILKQGIRLAEPGEFTKRAFLNGRIDLSQAEAVIDIIRAKTEASLKLAGRQLSGELREKINAVRQKIINILAFIEVSIDYPEYEFDEVTPETALKNIDEIINDVRRLLSSYERGRILREGITAVIAGKPNVGKSSLLNALLRKKRAIVTDIPGTTRDVIEDYLNLKGIPVKIVDTAGIRETEDLVEKLGVEKTREYLNQADVTLFVVDVSIGIDEDDEKILSLINKDKSLLVINKIDLLQGKVNFEQYAVKTGIKNFVPFSARNFEGLEILENKLYEILIPEQEGEGESALISNLRHKNYLEKALNSLLSAKESIASGEPVDLVAIDLNEALRELGAITGDALGDEIINEIFSQFCVGK